In Streptococcus oralis, a single window of DNA contains:
- the pflA gene encoding pyruvate formate-lyase-activating protein, translated as MSEETIDYGQVTGMVHSTESFGAVDGPGIRFIVFLQGCHMRCQYCHNPDTWAMETNKSRERTVDDVLTEALRYRGFWGDKGGITVSGGEALLQIDFLIALFTKAKEKGIHCTLDTCALPFRNKPRYLEKFNKLMAVTDLVLLDIKEINEEQHKIVTSQTNKNILACAQYLSDIGKPVWIRHVLVPGLTDRDDDLIELGKFVKTLKNVDKFEILPYHTMGEFKWRELGIPYSLEGVKPPTADRVKNAKELMDTESYQDYMKRVHG; from the coding sequence ATGTCTGAAGAAACAATTGACTATGGACAAGTGACAGGAATGGTGCATTCGACAGAGAGTTTTGGGGCGGTAGATGGCCCTGGGATTCGGTTTATTGTCTTTTTGCAGGGCTGTCACATGCGTTGCCAGTACTGTCATAACCCCGATACATGGGCTATGGAGACCAATAAATCACGCGAACGGACAGTAGACGATGTCTTGACAGAAGCCCTTCGCTACCGTGGTTTCTGGGGAGACAAGGGAGGAATCACTGTCAGTGGTGGAGAGGCCCTCTTACAGATTGATTTCCTAATTGCCCTCTTTACCAAGGCCAAGGAAAAAGGAATCCACTGTACCTTGGATACCTGTGCCCTTCCGTTCCGTAATAAACCACGTTATCTCGAAAAGTTTAATAAACTCATGGCGGTGACAGACTTGGTTCTCCTGGATATCAAGGAAATTAACGAAGAACAGCACAAGATTGTCACAAGCCAAACCAATAAAAACATCTTGGCCTGTGCCCAGTACCTATCAGATATTGGGAAGCCTGTTTGGATTCGCCATGTGCTGGTTCCGGGATTGACAGATAGAGATGACGACTTAATCGAACTCGGTAAATTCGTCAAAACCCTCAAAAATGTTGACAAGTTTGAAATCCTACCTTATCATACGATGGGAGAATTCAAGTGGCGTGAACTTGGGATTCCTTATTCGCTCGAAGGGGTCAAACCTCCAACAGCAGACCGTGTTAAGAATGCCAAGGAGTTGATGGATACAGAAAGTTACCAAGATTACATGAAACGTGTTCATGGATAA
- the asnA gene encoding aspartate--ammonia ligase — protein sequence MKKSFIHQQEEISFVKNTFTQYLKDKLEVVEVQGPILSKVGDGMQDNLSGVENPVSVKVLQIPDETYEVVHSLAKWKRHTLARFGFGEGEGLFVHMKALRPDEDSLDATHSVYVDQWDWEKVIPNGQRNIAYLKETVEKIYKAIRLTELAVEARYDIESILPKQITFIHTEELVERYPDLTPKERENAICKEFGAVFLIGIGGELPDGKPHDGRAPDYDDWTTESENGYKGLNGDILVWNESLGCAFELSSMGIRVDEDTLRRQVALTGDEDRLELEWHKALLNGLFPLTIGGGIGQSRMAMFLLRKKHIGEVQTSVWPQEVRDTYENIL from the coding sequence ATGAAGAAAAGTTTTATTCATCAACAAGAAGAAATTTCCTTTGTGAAGAACACTTTTACCCAGTATTTGAAAGATAAGTTAGAAGTTGTTGAAGTTCAAGGTCCTATCTTGAGCAAGGTCGGGGATGGGATGCAGGACAACCTGTCAGGTGTCGAAAATCCAGTATCTGTCAAGGTTTTGCAGATTCCAGATGAAACTTATGAAGTCGTTCACTCACTTGCCAAATGGAAACGCCACACCTTGGCTCGTTTTGGTTTCGGTGAAGGTGAGGGTCTGTTTGTTCACATGAAGGCCCTTCGTCCAGACGAAGATTCGCTCGACGCGACCCACTCAGTTTATGTGGACCAGTGGGATTGGGAGAAGGTTATCCCAAACGGTCAACGCAATATCGCCTATCTCAAAGAAACTGTTGAGAAGATTTACAAGGCTATCCGTCTGACAGAGCTAGCCGTAGAAGCCCGCTATGATATCGAATCCATCTTGCCAAAACAAATCACCTTTATCCATACAGAAGAGTTGGTGGAACGCTATCCAGACCTAACACCGAAAGAGCGTGAAAATGCGATCTGTAAAGAGTTCGGTGCAGTCTTCTTGATTGGTATCGGTGGCGAGTTGCCTGACGGAAAACCTCATGATGGCCGTGCACCTGACTACGATGACTGGACAACAGAGTCTGAAAATGGCTACAAGGGGTTGAATGGCGATATTCTCGTTTGGAACGAATCTCTTGGTTGTGCCTTTGAACTTTCCTCAATGGGGATTCGGGTAGATGAGGATACCCTTCGTCGCCAAGTGGCTCTTACAGGAGACGAAGATCGTCTTGAGCTGGAATGGCATAAAGCCTTGCTTAACGGCCTTTTCCCACTGACAATTGGTGGAGGTATCGGACAGTCTCGTATGGCCATGTTCCTTCTTCGTAAGAAACACATCGGAGAGGTTCAGACCAGTGTCTGGCCTCAAGAAGTCCGCGATACGTACGAAAATATTTTGTAG
- the purR gene encoding pur operon repressor translates to MKLRRSDRMVVISNYLINNPYKLTSLNTFAEKYESAKSSISEDIVIIKRAFEEIEIGHIQTVTGAGGGVIFTPSISSHEAKEMIADLRDKLSESDRILPGGYIYLSDLLSTPAILKNIGRIIAKSFMDQKIDAVMTVATKGVPLANAVANVLNVPFVIVRRDLKITEGSTVSVNYVSGSSGDRIEKMFLSKRSLKAGSRVLIVDDFLKGGGTVNGMISLLREFDSELAGVAVFADNAQEEREKQFDYKSLLKVTNIDVKNQSIDVEIGNIFDEDK, encoded by the coding sequence ATGAAATTAAGAAGAAGTGATCGGATGGTTGTCATTTCCAACTATTTGATTAATAATCCATACAAACTAACAAGTCTCAACACCTTTGCAGAAAAGTACGAATCTGCTAAATCATCTATCTCAGAGGACATCGTGATTATCAAGCGTGCCTTTGAGGAAATCGAAATCGGCCATATCCAGACTGTGACTGGAGCGGGTGGTGGTGTTATCTTTACACCATCAATCTCTAGCCATGAAGCCAAAGAAATGATCGCAGACTTGCGTGACAAACTTTCAGAAAGTGACCGTATCTTGCCAGGTGGCTATATCTACCTGTCTGATTTACTCAGTACGCCTGCCATTTTGAAAAATATTGGACGCATCATTGCCAAGAGCTTTATGGACCAAAAAATCGATGCCGTTATGACAGTAGCAACTAAAGGGGTTCCGCTTGCAAATGCAGTTGCCAATGTCCTCAATGTTCCATTTGTCATTGTGCGTCGTGACTTGAAAATTACCGAAGGTTCAACGGTCAGCGTCAACTATGTTTCAGGTTCAAGCGGTGACCGCATAGAGAAAATGTTCCTTTCAAAACGTAGCCTCAAGGCAGGCAGTCGTGTCTTGATCGTGGATGACTTCTTGAAAGGTGGGGGAACTGTCAATGGGATGATCAGTCTCTTGCGTGAGTTTGATTCGGAACTAGCTGGTGTCGCAGTTTTTGCAGACAATGCCCAAGAAGAACGTGAAAAGCAGTTTGATTACAAGTCACTCTTGAAAGTAACCAATATTGATGTTAAGAACCAATCCATCGATGTTGAGATTGGAAATATCTTTGACGAAGACAAATAA
- the yidC gene encoding membrane protein insertase YidC yields MKSIKRFALSAMGVAMLLVLTGCVQIDNATGKPIGPVWDFLGAPMGEAIKYFATDKGLGFGVAIIIVTIIVRLIILPLGIYQSWKATLHSEKMNALKHVLEPHQTRLKEATTQEEKLEAQQALFAAQKEHGISMLGGVGCFPILIQMPFFSAIYFAAQHTDGVAQASYLGIPLGSPSMILVACAGVLYYLQSLLSLHGVEDEMQREQLKKMIYMSPLMIVFFSFFAPASVTLYWVVGGFMMILQQFIVNYVVRPKLRKKVREEFAKNPPKASSFSTGGGRKDVTPNQATAIMTNKKHKKRNAGKQHSRK; encoded by the coding sequence TTGAAATCTATTAAACGTTTTGCCCTCTCTGCTATGGGAGTGGCTATGCTACTCGTCTTGACAGGTTGCGTTCAGATTGATAATGCAACAGGTAAGCCAATTGGTCCCGTTTGGGATTTCTTGGGTGCTCCGATGGGAGAAGCTATCAAGTACTTCGCTACTGATAAAGGTCTAGGCTTCGGGGTCGCTATCATTATCGTCACCATTATCGTTCGTTTGATTATCTTGCCACTCGGTATCTACCAATCATGGAAGGCGACACTTCACTCTGAAAAGATGAACGCTCTCAAACATGTGCTTGAACCACATCAAACCCGTCTCAAAGAAGCAACAACTCAGGAAGAAAAACTAGAAGCGCAACAAGCTCTCTTTGCTGCCCAAAAAGAACATGGTATCAGCATGCTCGGTGGTGTAGGATGTTTCCCTATCCTCATTCAAATGCCTTTCTTCTCTGCTATCTACTTTGCTGCCCAACATACTGATGGAGTTGCTCAAGCAAGCTACCTAGGAATTCCTCTAGGGTCTCCAAGTATGATTTTGGTTGCCTGTGCTGGTGTCCTTTACTATCTTCAATCGCTCCTCTCACTTCACGGAGTAGAAGATGAAATGCAAAGAGAACAGCTCAAGAAAATGATTTACATGAGCCCACTCATGATTGTCTTCTTCTCCTTCTTCGCACCAGCCAGTGTGACGCTTTACTGGGTTGTCGGTGGTTTCATGATGATTCTCCAACAGTTCATCGTTAACTATGTTGTTCGTCCAAAACTCCGCAAAAAAGTTCGTGAAGAATTTGCCAAAAATCCACCAAAAGCAAGTTCATTTTCAACTGGAGGCGGACGTAAAGATGTCACTCCAAACCAAGCAACTGCGATCATGACTAATAAGAAACATAAAAAACGCAATGCTGGTAAACAACATTCTAGAAAATAA
- a CDS encoding Bax inhibitor-1/YccA family protein — MNQTIIQERSGLNQFYAKVYAFVGLGIGLSALVSALMLTVFQAQLVYFLMHGRLWLMIATFAELALVFVASSMAAKNSPAALPVFLVYSVLNGFTLSFVVAFYTPGTVLSAFVSSALLFFVMAAIGIFTKKDLSGMGRALMAALVGLIIAMVVNLFLANSFFDYMISIAMVLVFSGLIAWDNQKIRYVYEQSRGQVATGWVISMALSIYLDFINLFLSILRIFGRND; from the coding sequence ATGAATCAAACGATTATTCAAGAACGTTCAGGCCTCAATCAATTTTACGCCAAGGTTTATGCCTTTGTGGGACTTGGGATTGGTCTATCGGCTCTCGTGTCAGCTTTGATGTTGACAGTCTTTCAGGCTCAATTGGTCTACTTTTTAATGCATGGCCGTCTCTGGTTGATGATTGCAACTTTTGCAGAACTTGCTCTGGTCTTTGTTGCAAGTAGCATGGCTGCAAAAAATAGCCCAGCAGCTCTCCCAGTATTTTTAGTTTATTCTGTTTTAAATGGCTTTACGCTCAGCTTTGTCGTAGCCTTCTATACACCTGGGACCGTCTTATCAGCCTTTGTATCCAGTGCCCTTCTATTCTTTGTCATGGCGGCAATCGGGATTTTCACTAAGAAAGATTTGAGTGGAATGGGCCGAGCTTTGATGGCGGCGCTTGTTGGTCTCATCATTGCTATGGTTGTGAATCTATTTTTAGCCAATAGTTTCTTTGACTACATGATTAGTATTGCCATGGTCTTGGTTTTCTCAGGTTTGATTGCTTGGGATAACCAAAAGATTCGCTATGTTTATGAGCAGTCAAGAGGACAAGTAGCGACAGGTTGGGTCATTTCAATGGCGCTCAGCATCTATCTAGACTTTATCAACCTCTTCCTTAGCATCTTACGAATCTTTGGTCGAAACGATTAA
- a CDS encoding diaminopimelate decarboxylase, translating to MKTPFISREDLETIVAEFPTPFHLYDEKGIREKARAVNKAFSWNKGFKEYFAVKATPTPAILKILKEEGCGVDCSSYVELLMSHKLDFPGSEIMFSSNNTPDQEYAYARELGATINLDAFEDIEHLERAAGIPEIISCRYNPGGVFELGTDIMDNPGEAKFGMTKNQLFEAFAILKEKGAKTFGIHSFLASNTVTHLYYPELARQLFELAVEIKEKLGISLDFINLSGGIGVNYRPDQEPNDIAMIGEGVRKVYEEVLTPAGLGQVKIFTELGRFMLAPHGALVTRVTHKKKTYRTYLGVDASAVNLMRPAMYGAYHHITNLTHTDGPVEVVDVVGSLCENNDKFAVNRELPHTEIGDLLVIHDTGAHGFSMGYQYNAKLRSAEILYTEEGKARQIRRAERPEDYFATLYGFDFESDQ from the coding sequence ATGAAAACACCATTTATCAGCCGAGAAGATTTAGAAACGATTGTTGCAGAGTTCCCGACTCCTTTTCACTTATATGACGAGAAGGGAATTCGCGAAAAAGCAAGAGCGGTCAACAAAGCCTTTTCCTGGAACAAGGGCTTTAAGGAATATTTTGCAGTTAAGGCTACTCCAACCCCAGCCATCTTGAAAATTCTCAAAGAGGAAGGTTGTGGTGTGGACTGTTCTAGTTATGTGGAGCTTTTGATGAGCCATAAACTGGATTTTCCTGGTTCTGAGATCATGTTCTCTTCTAACAATACCCCAGACCAAGAGTACGCCTATGCGCGTGAATTAGGTGCAACCATTAACTTGGATGCTTTTGAAGACATTGAACATCTGGAGCGAGCGGCAGGCATTCCAGAAATCATCTCTTGTCGTTACAATCCTGGTGGCGTTTTTGAACTGGGGACAGACATCATGGACAATCCTGGAGAGGCCAAGTTTGGCATGACCAAGAATCAACTCTTTGAAGCCTTTGCGATTTTGAAGGAAAAAGGAGCTAAGACTTTTGGGATTCACTCTTTCCTAGCATCCAATACTGTCACCCATCTCTATTATCCAGAGTTGGCACGTCAGCTCTTTGAATTGGCTGTTGAAATCAAGGAAAAGTTGGGCATTTCGCTAGACTTTATCAATCTTTCTGGTGGTATTGGTGTCAATTACCGTCCAGACCAGGAGCCAAATGATATTGCGATGATTGGTGAAGGTGTGCGTAAGGTTTATGAAGAAGTCCTTACGCCAGCAGGTCTTGGTCAGGTCAAGATTTTTACCGAATTGGGTCGTTTTATGTTAGCCCCTCACGGAGCTTTGGTCACAAGAGTCACTCATAAGAAAAAAACTTACCGTACCTATCTAGGTGTGGATGCATCAGCAGTCAACCTCATGCGCCCAGCCATGTATGGAGCCTACCACCATATCACCAATCTGACCCATACAGATGGACCAGTTGAGGTGGTAGATGTGGTTGGTTCACTCTGTGAAAACAATGATAAATTTGCAGTGAACCGCGAACTGCCTCATACAGAAATCGGTGATTTGCTAGTGATTCATGATACAGGTGCACATGGATTCTCCATGGGTTACCAGTACAATGCCAAACTACGCTCGGCAGAAATCCTCTATACCGAAGAAGGCAAAGCCCGCCAAATCCGCCGTGCAGAGCGCCCTGAGGACTATTTTGCAACCTTGTATGGTTTTGATTTTGAATCGGATCAGTAA
- the coaD gene encoding pantetheine-phosphate adenylyltransferase: MSDKIGLFTGSFDPMTNGHLDIIERASKLFDKLYVGIFYNPHKQGFLPVENRKRAVEKAVAHLDNVEVLASHDQLVVDVARRLGAKTLVRGLRNTTDLQYESSFDYYNHQLAPEIETIYLYSRPEHLYISSSAVRELLKFGQEIQQYVPNSVVEELEHEEKN; encoded by the coding sequence ATGTCAGATAAAATTGGATTATTTACAGGTTCATTTGATCCGATGACAAATGGACATCTGGATATCATTGAACGTGCCAGCAAACTCTTTGATAAGCTCTATGTCGGGATTTTCTACAATCCCCACAAACAAGGCTTTCTCCCTGTTGAAAATCGCAAACGAGCAGTCGAAAAAGCGGTGGCGCATTTAGATAATGTAGAGGTGCTGGCTTCTCATGACCAACTAGTCGTCGATGTTGCAAGAAGACTGGGTGCTAAGACCCTTGTCCGTGGCTTGCGAAATACCACCGACTTGCAATACGAGTCTAGTTTTGATTACTACAATCATCAACTGGCTCCAGAAATCGAAACCATTTACCTATATAGTCGCCCAGAGCATCTTTATATTAGCTCTTCGGCCGTGAGAGAACTTCTGAAGTTTGGTCAGGAGATTCAGCAATATGTCCCAAACAGTGTTGTGGAGGAATTAGAACATGAAGAAAAAAACTAG
- the murA gene encoding UDP-N-acetylglucosamine 1-carboxyvinyltransferase — translation MEKIVVQGGDNRLVGSVTIEGAKNAVLPLLAATILASKGKTVLQNVPILSDVFTMNQVVRGLNAKVDFDEEAHVVEVDATGDITEEAPYKYVSKMRASIVVLGPILARVGHAKVSMPGGCTIGSRPIDLHLKGLEAMGAKITQTAGYIEAKAERLHGAHIYMDFPSVGATQNLMMAATLADGVTVIENAAREPEIVDLAILLNEMGAKVKGAGTETITVTGVEELHGTTHNVVQDRIEAGTFMVAAAMTGGDVLVRDAVWEHNRPLISKLLEMGVEVTEESEGIRIRSQLENLKAVHVKTLPHPGFPTDMQAQFTALMTVAKGESTMVETVFENRFQHLEEMRRMGLHSEIIRDTARIVGGQALQGAEVLSTDLRASAALILTGLVAQGETVVGKLVHLDRGYYRFHEKLAQLGAKIQRIEANDEEE, via the coding sequence ATGGAAAAAATTGTGGTTCAAGGCGGTGATAATCGTCTGGTCGGGAGTGTGACCATTGAGGGAGCAAAGAATGCCGTCTTGCCCTTGTTGGCAGCGACTATTCTAGCAAGCAAGGGTAAGACAGTCTTGCAGAACGTCCCGATCTTGTCAGATGTTTTCACCATGAATCAAGTGGTTCGAGGTCTGAATGCCAAGGTGGACTTTGATGAGGAAGCACATGTTGTCGAGGTCGATGCGACTGGTGATATAACGGAGGAAGCTCCATACAAGTATGTCAGCAAGATGCGTGCATCGATCGTTGTCTTGGGACCAATCCTTGCTCGTGTAGGCCATGCCAAGGTATCCATGCCAGGGGGCTGTACCATCGGGAGTCGTCCCATTGACCTCCACCTCAAAGGTTTGGAAGCTATGGGGGCAAAGATTACCCAGACAGCTGGTTACATCGAAGCCAAGGCAGAACGCCTGCATGGTGCTCATATCTACATGGACTTCCCAAGTGTTGGCGCAACACAAAACCTGATGATGGCAGCGACTCTAGCTGATGGTGTGACGGTCATCGAAAATGCTGCGCGTGAGCCGGAAATTGTTGACCTTGCTATTCTCCTTAATGAAATGGGAGCCAAGGTCAAGGGAGCTGGTACCGAAACCATCACAGTGACTGGTGTTGAGGAACTCCATGGTACGACCCACAATGTGGTACAGGACCGTATCGAAGCCGGAACCTTTATGGTGGCTGCAGCTATGACTGGCGGAGATGTCCTCGTTCGCGATGCAGTCTGGGAACACAATCGCCCCTTGATTTCAAAACTCCTTGAAATGGGCGTTGAAGTGACAGAGGAATCAGAAGGCATTCGTATTCGTTCTCAACTTGAAAATCTCAAGGCTGTTCATGTAAAAACCTTACCACATCCAGGATTCCCAACAGATATGCAGGCGCAATTTACAGCTCTTATGACAGTCGCAAAAGGGGAATCCACCATGGTGGAAACGGTGTTTGAGAATCGCTTCCAACACTTGGAGGAAATGCGCCGTATGGGCTTGCACTCAGAGATTATCCGTGACACAGCTCGTATTGTTGGGGGACAGGCTTTACAGGGGGCAGAAGTTCTATCAACGGACCTTCGTGCTAGTGCGGCCTTGATTCTGACAGGTCTGGTAGCGCAAGGAGAGACAGTTGTTGGTAAATTAGTCCACCTTGACAGAGGTTACTACCGCTTCCATGAGAAGTTGGCTCAGCTAGGAGCGAAGATTCAGCGGATTGAGGCAAATGATGAAGAAGAATAA
- a CDS encoding SepM family pheromone-processing serine protease — translation MKKKTRWPLYVILALVLTFLAFVVPLPYYIEVPGGAEDIRRVLKVNETEDTEAGAYQFVTVGIRHATLSHLVYAWLTPFTDIRSAKETTGGSTDAEFMRINQFYMQTSQNMAKYQGLKTAGKDIELKYLGVYVLTVTDNSTFKGILNIADTVTAVNDKTFDSSKDLVDYVNSQQLGDTVKVTYEEDGKVKSAEGKIITLENGKNGIGIGLIDRTEVTSDVPIRFSTAGIGGPSAGLMFSLAIYTQIADPGLRNGRVVAGTGTIDRDGNVGDIGGIDKKVVAASRQGANIFFAPDNPVTEEAKKADPNAKSNYETALEAAKTIKTEMKIVPVKTLQDAIDYLKNNP, via the coding sequence ATGAAGAAAAAAACTAGATGGCCCTTATATGTCATCCTAGCACTAGTATTGACTTTTTTAGCCTTTGTAGTACCTTTACCATACTACATAGAAGTTCCAGGTGGAGCGGAAGATATTCGTCGCGTTTTGAAAGTCAATGAAACAGAAGACACAGAAGCAGGAGCTTACCAGTTTGTGACAGTCGGTATTCGACACGCAACCCTATCGCATCTTGTCTATGCTTGGTTAACGCCTTTCACGGATATTAGAAGTGCCAAGGAGACTACGGGTGGCTCTACTGATGCAGAATTTATGCGGATCAATCAGTTCTACATGCAAACGTCCCAAAACATGGCCAAGTATCAAGGATTGAAGACGGCTGGAAAGGATATCGAACTCAAGTATCTGGGAGTTTATGTCTTGACCGTGACGGACAATTCAACTTTTAAGGGCATTCTGAACATTGCAGATACCGTGACGGCTGTTAATGACAAAACATTTGACAGTTCAAAAGACTTGGTCGACTATGTCAACTCTCAACAATTAGGGGATACGGTCAAGGTAACCTATGAAGAAGACGGAAAAGTCAAGTCTGCAGAAGGTAAAATTATCACTCTCGAAAACGGGAAAAACGGGATTGGGATTGGCTTGATTGACCGTACGGAAGTGACCAGTGATGTTCCAATTCGCTTTTCAACAGCTGGTATCGGCGGACCAAGTGCCGGTCTCATGTTTAGTCTAGCTATTTACACCCAGATAGCAGATCCAGGACTTCGTAATGGTCGCGTCGTTGCGGGAACGGGAACCATTGATCGCGATGGAAATGTTGGCGACATCGGTGGAATTGACAAAAAAGTGGTTGCAGCCTCTCGTCAGGGAGCCAACATCTTTTTTGCTCCTGACAATCCAGTCACTGAGGAAGCAAAAAAAGCAGATCCAAATGCGAAAAGCAACTATGAAACAGCCCTAGAAGCTGCTAAAACGATTAAAACAGAGATGAAAATCGTTCCCGTTAAGACTTTGCAGGATGCAATTGATTACCTTAAAAACAATCCCTAA
- the rsmD gene encoding 16S rRNA (guanine(966)-N(2))-methyltransferase RsmD, giving the protein MKIVSGIYGGRPLKTLEGKTTRPTSDKVRGAIFNMIGPYFEGGRVLDLYAGSGGLSIEAVSRGMSHAVLVERDRKAQAIIAENIQMTKEVSKFQLLKMEAERALEQVKGPFDLVFLDPPYAKEQIVADIEKMAERNLFSEEVMVVCETDKSVELPEEIACLGIWKEKIYGISKVTVYVR; this is encoded by the coding sequence ATGAAAATCGTATCAGGAATCTACGGAGGGCGTCCCCTCAAGACGCTAGAAGGCAAGACGACGAGGCCGACATCAGATAAGGTGCGTGGAGCTATCTTTAACATGATAGGTCCCTATTTTGAGGGTGGTCGTGTCTTGGATCTCTATGCTGGCAGTGGTGGTTTATCCATTGAGGCAGTCTCGCGTGGGATGTCCCATGCTGTCTTAGTGGAACGGGATCGAAAGGCGCAAGCTATCATCGCTGAAAACATCCAAATGACCAAGGAAGTTTCCAAATTTCAGCTCTTAAAGATGGAGGCTGAACGGGCCTTGGAGCAAGTGAAAGGTCCCTTTGACCTGGTCTTTTTAGACCCGCCCTATGCCAAGGAACAAATCGTTGCAGATATCGAAAAAATGGCAGAAAGAAACCTTTTCTCCGAAGAGGTCATGGTTGTCTGCGAAACCGATAAGTCTGTAGAACTTCCAGAAGAAATCGCCTGCTTAGGCATCTGGAAGGAAAAAATATATGGGATTAGTAAGGTGACAGTCTATGTCAGATAA
- a CDS encoding DUF1146 family protein, which produces MVQLLFTLSSHILFIYLSFYLLKDLVRWEKVLKVSATNTKKVRLLVGFFSIVMGYILSSFFISLYQLWQEALRGLL; this is translated from the coding sequence ATGGTTCAATTATTATTCACTCTAAGTAGTCATATACTCTTTATTTATTTGAGTTTTTACCTTTTGAAGGATCTTGTGAGATGGGAAAAGGTGTTAAAAGTAAGTGCTACGAATACAAAAAAAGTTCGTTTGTTGGTAGGCTTCTTTAGTATTGTAATGGGCTACATATTGAGTTCATTCTTTATTAGTTTGTACCAACTGTGGCAAGAAGCACTTAGAGGACTATTATAA
- a CDS encoding TrmH family RNA methyltransferase — MTIITSKANSVVKNAKKLHQKKYRKSTYLIEGWHLFEEAVQAGVTIEKVFALESYLDQLAAFPQTVWVSEEILLDLADTQTPQGIVAVIQKEEVGLPDFRQGKYLFLEDVQDPGNVGTMIRTADAAGFTGVIVSDKSADIYSLKTLRSMQGSHFHLPIYRMPVATFVVEAKKSNLPFLATTLSRDSKDYRELSSLENFVLVMGNEGQGISSVMAESADQLVHIGMKGRAESLNVAVAAGILMFYFS, encoded by the coding sequence ATGACTATTATAACCTCAAAAGCCAATTCTGTGGTAAAAAATGCCAAGAAATTGCATCAAAAAAAATATCGAAAGTCTACCTATTTGATTGAGGGCTGGCACTTGTTTGAAGAAGCTGTTCAAGCAGGGGTGACGATTGAAAAGGTCTTTGCCCTAGAAAGTTACCTAGATCAGCTAGCGGCTTTTCCACAAACAGTCTGGGTTTCAGAGGAGATTTTGCTGGATTTGGCAGATACGCAAACTCCTCAAGGGATTGTTGCAGTGATTCAAAAAGAAGAAGTGGGTCTGCCTGATTTTCGTCAGGGCAAGTATCTATTTTTAGAGGATGTTCAAGATCCTGGGAATGTAGGTACCATGATTCGGACTGCGGATGCTGCAGGTTTTACAGGGGTTATTGTCTCAGACAAGTCAGCAGATATCTACAGTCTCAAGACTCTGCGTTCCATGCAAGGAAGTCATTTTCACTTGCCTATCTATCGTATGCCTGTTGCCACCTTTGTAGTAGAGGCAAAAAAGAGCAATTTGCCCTTTCTAGCAACGACCTTATCGAGAGATTCAAAGGATTATCGTGAGCTTTCTTCACTAGAGAACTTTGTTTTAGTCATGGGAAATGAAGGGCAGGGGATTAGTTCTGTCATGGCTGAGAGTGCTGATCAGCTGGTTCATATAGGCATGAAAGGCCGAGCAGAAAGTCTCAACGTGGCAGTTGCAGCAGGCATTTTGATGTTTTATTTCAGCTAA
- a CDS encoding acylphosphatase encodes MQKVRMIAQGRVQGVGFRWGVVTLALEIGGITGRVWNNDDGTVEILAQADSSATMAKFIQEIRKGPTPFSKVTYLDVQMSNFSSYSDFKVAN; translated from the coding sequence ATGCAAAAGGTTAGAATGATTGCCCAAGGCAGGGTGCAAGGTGTTGGTTTCCGTTGGGGTGTTGTTACTTTAGCTCTTGAAATCGGTGGCATAACTGGTCGTGTCTGGAATAACGACGATGGCACAGTGGAAATTCTTGCTCAGGCAGACTCTTCTGCCACTATGGCAAAATTTATCCAAGAAATCCGAAAAGGTCCGACACCTTTTTCAAAAGTTACCTATCTAGATGTACAAATGAGCAACTTTTCATCCTATTCGGACTTCAAAGTCGCAAATTAG